tacaatatttataaaaattcgacataTTTTCAAACTACTTAATCACAATATCAAAGAACGAAAACTGGTATGCAGTTCGAAAACCCATTAAAGTGAAGGCTTGAAGTGGTTCGAGACGTTCGTTGATTTTGGATCATTTTTTCCCTGACGGTGTTGCGCAGTTATTCCATATAAcggatgtatatttttttatgtggagaaaaAACGCTACATCgtcagagaaaaaaattatgaaaaatcaaaaggaaTTTCGAACCTCTTTAAATTAGCACTTTATCATACTATAGTTAAGGAACAACGAAACAGCACTCTCATATGtatggtttttttaattctgataaaaaaaaatttaatcattaataaaatttgtagaatttatatgaatattttacaaaGTATGAGAAGAAGGAAAAGCAGAACTGATAAAAAAATgacgtttctaattagctgtcaacgGGTGTATACAGATACAACTTACTTATGAGCTGATCCTGCAGCGAGAATGATTGGCCCTCCTCGTCTACAGACAAACCTTGTGTCACTGCTTCAAACTTTTTCTGTGCCGCATCATAGGCTTGCGAATCACGCTCATCCGCTTCTTTGAGGCTTTGAAAGAGATCGTGCACCTTAGACATTTGAGTCTCTTTCAGCTTTAGCGCTTTTTCGTcttccaatatatttttttccaaagttcGCAGTTTCTTTTGCTCTTGATCGATGCTAGTTTGCGCCGATTTTAAACTACCCGCCACTTTACCTTCCTCCACCACCTGTTTGGTAAGTTGTTCTTCCACTTCTTTAAGCGCACCACCGCTGTCGGCATCAATTTGCGTTTGCACTTGTTTTGCCGCTTCTTCAAGGCGTTCTGTTTCGCTGTTATTatctttaattgtatttttacaaCTCTCAATTCGGTTAGTTAGCTTTTCAATTTGTTGTTCAATAGAACGGAGTGCCTCCTTTTGCTTAAGATACCGAAACGATATGTGAATGCGAGTTAAATATTCAATATCtcgacatattttttgaaattccaaATACGCTGAACGTTCCTGACGCAACTTTTCCAATTTCGGTTCAACTTCTTCTTGTAAAAGTGTATTCGTTTCGCGTACTTTAGCATCCTTTTTCTCGATCAGTTTTGTGGTAGCCTCACGTTTAGTTTCATACATACTAGTGCCTGCTGCCTCCTCAATCATTGATAAAATCTCTTGCGGCTTCATATTCAATACTTTAGTAATACGTCCTTGCATAATCAAAAAATTGGGATTGTTGACGTTCAACTGTACTGAACAGAAGAAATCTGACACTTTTTTGTTCTGTACCAACTTTCCGTTGATAAGGTACTTATTCTTGCCTCCAACAACAATCTGTCGAGTTACAGAGATTTCTCGACATTTTTCATAGCCCAATGGGCATTGATTTGGATCTGAATTGTCAAATATGAGAGTAACGGTAGCCTTTGTGACGCCTGCTTGACCGCTTTTGTATACAAGATCTTGAAGTGATGCGGCTCGCACCTGCGGAAATCCATTGTATATTAAGgcttttaataaattaactCTTAATAATATTTACCTGTCCAAGATTCATTATACCAAGCACAAAGCATATTGAGTCCAATATATTCGATTTGCCTGTACCGTTCAAGCCGGTAATAGCTGTGAATTCGCTGTCAAAGCCATGGATTTCTGTTCGACGCCCATAGGACTTGAACCCATCAATTATAACTGatttaatatacatttcaaCGTTATCGGTGCGTTAAGTCGGAAAAAGAGGGAATCTAAAAACCGAGGACGCCGACCGCGCAAATCAGTTAAGAACGAACGCGCGTTCCCACACGGATGGCGCGTAGCAGTAGGACTAAAACTGCttaaacaaatttacatttgcgtCTACCGgtacaatttttcaacaaagctTTTTTCTTTAAGGTAATCAATtccgaaaataatattttaaaggcACTAAATTATCAATTAGTTTTCCAAACAAATCGTCCCTTGACAAATAGAAGCCTCTttcgtttttcttcttcttctttaaaacAAGCAACCGTTGACCAGTGCTGCCAGTTCGACATAGTTTCAAATAGCTGACATTGATGCAATTGTTGACTAGATTCGAATTGaatatataatttctttttcattttattgaataaatgaTGAGTAATGGCataattttaagtgaaaaaattagaaaatatgaaatattaaattctttttaattattcatttatttagtctgtatgtacatatattaaatgtatatttttacaaactatgagaaattcaaatataaaattaaactgCATAAATTAgagaattgaatttaaattactAACAAAAGAAGTATTTCACAAAGAAAAATCTAGATCGATCTCATACAAATCAATATATGCAATAAATGCAATCAACGGTATTTGAGTTATACCAATCACAATGGAAGGAAGGGacattcccacgacagtcagttctacgttacTGGAGACGGAACGACCCAaatatatatccggccaagaactgtcacttcagcagcatacatatgtggggaatgtttatactgctacaacaacaacaacagcaataccaACATAGGAAGGGACTGGCCTTTTCTCTTCTCAAATATTTACAGTTAATAAATGAGCATGCTTTATAGGAAGGAAATAGGTCAGGAAACCAGGAAGCTCAAgcgtatttaaagaaaatatttttcaaaattgctgCTAGCGGATATTTTATACCATATgtagaaattaaatatatgaaGAAGATACAACAAAATGGTATGCGCCTTCAAATATGagcatacattttatttcagttttagcCCTCTTATGGTAAACATTTAACAAACGTTTTCTGAGATCTTCTTCGTAGCCGAGTCCTGGCCTTCTCCAATTAGAGGAACGGGTAGAAACTCATGTTTCTTTATTAAACACACGTTCTATGACGGATGACGTTCATCACACAAGACAGGGTTAGTTCACTGGAGCGCAGCTCTTGGAAGGGAAAGACTAGTCATTCTGGTACGTAAAACCGACTGCAATGTAAACGTTCTGTCGCTGTGTTTCATATTTGCTTTATCAATATATGGCAACGCCGGAGACAATGATTCtattactgtacatacatacttagtgCTTAGTCCATCCTATTGGGCATATGCAACACTGACAAATCAAATTATTACCGTAcgtaaactaatttaaaaaactcaaattttattcttttaaataaaaaagtttatttttttcttttgaatatatCTAAACCCATAtcgtaataaataattaacggTATGATTTCTGGTAACGAGCACGGGCACCTGGACCACCGAATTTCTTTGGTTCGCAGCGACGTGGATCACCAACCAAGAGAGTTCTGTCGTATTGGATGAGGATATCCTTGATCTCCTTCTTTGAGGCCTCATCGACgtctgaaaaaattacaaaaaaagaaagaaaaaataaaaacatgatcAATAAGGGAAAAACGATCGAGTAGGAGCATGTAAATATGGTATCAAGTATAAAAACTGTAAATCCTGCATCAGTAATTGCCTTTCGAGAGAAGTtctttaaatgcaatttttttgtaaatctagcATCACTCACATGAGCCTTTTTGGGCCAATTATGTGATTGGTATTTGCTTGAATTTTAATCTACCGTGTTTTCATCTTTCGAGAGGAATTTCGTGTTCCAACCGAAAATCTGGTATTAACCGGCATCAAAATATCACTCGAAGAggtgttgaacttttttttctgtaaatctAGCATCACTCACATGCGCCTTTTTTGGTCAATTATGTGATTGGTATTTGCTTGAATTTTAATCTACCGCGTTTTCATCTTTCGAGAGGAATTTCGTGTTCCAACCGAAAATCTGGTATTAACCGGCGAGCAAATACTAAACTCATACTGATATTGCATAAATTTATCGTTATTCAAATTTTAGTTTGTAAATCGGGCATCACTCACTTCTGCTACAGTAGCAGGAATGATTGGTATTTGCCCGAAAATTGCTTTCCCGTGTTTTCATCTTTCGAAAGGAAATTAGTTTTCCAACCGAAAATCTGGTATTAACCGGGTTCATAGCCTTTGTGCTACTTTTTGACTGTTTATTGAACGTTTCTGATATACTACACTCACATTTCTGATAGAAAGCAATCAAGGCTTTAGAAATAGCTTGACGAATGGCATAGATTTGCGCCACATGACCACCACCGCTAACACGTACACGGATGTCGACGCCAGCGAATTTTTCCTGCAAcagaaaagtaaattttcataaatatatacattaataacttcacaaattttcatattgaaataTGCGTGCACTCAGTtaagaaacttttttcattgGATTCAATTTCGGGATAAGTCAAACTCATCACTCACAGCTGCGGGTGGCGCAACGTCATATTTCAGCATAAACAACTCACCTTGCCCAAAAGCAAAAGTGGTTCCTGCAATTTGTATTGCAGCACTTTTGGTTCTATTTGTTCCAAAGGACGGCCATTCACCCTCAAGAGACCACGTCCACGCTTGCAGTAAGCAACAGCTGTGGCGGTTTTCTGCAATTATGGAAACTTTAGTAATTTGCTATATAATAGATAAAGAACGGcacgtgtatttctgccaattgCTTCAATCAAACTTACCTTGCGTCCAAAAACTTGCACGGCATGTACGGGCTCTCTGCGCTgtaattgacaaaaaataataaaaattattcaatattattagtggcaaatataatttttaaagccaTATTACTTTTTGCTGCATCTTGTCTTAAGATACTTTGTGTAAAAGACCGGAAACTGCCATTGATCCCCTGAACAATAATTTAACGAAGCCAACTGTCAAACTGCAAACTGTCATCGTTGAATGCAGGAGAGTCCCCTACAGGTAATTCAAGCTCAAttctatatttttaatgcatcaattcattttttttctagatttaaataaacaaaaataataataaaaaatagtggtaAGTGTAACTAATTTAGTAGTTTATTCAATGGTCAACGATTGCGaagttgaaaaattgtttgttcacaaaaaaaagtttatgatacAAAATAATCTTAATATTCGTTTTTAAGTCCTTGTCACTCTGTGCTAACTGTCATTACCAAAAGATGTGCTGATTTTAGTGAAATAATTTGTCATTTCAGAGTTAATAAATTTAGTGCgggatatttttttagtttgtcaCTTAATTTAAGGcgattaattgtttaaaatataacTAACTTTGTACATAAGCAGTTCGTGCATTATTTTCGGCGAAATTGTAATAGTGTGAAGATGTCCAGCGGTCGGGAAGAAGGAGAAATCGATTCGGAGGAGGATGGTCTGCGTAAACGCATAAATGAACTTGAAGAGGAGAATGCAGAATATGAAAAGatcaaaaaaatttcggaaTGCTATGAGGACAAATATGGTAGGTATATGCGCAGCCAATGGACTTTTGATGAAAACTTATGAAGGTATGACTTATAATGGCAAAGAACTATTTGCCATTCCCTACGAGAGCCACACACCTTtctgatatgtatgtacatatgtagatacaaaGTGTGTATGCTTAGGGCTCGAAGTGCttctttataaatattatcAAGATAAATATTAAGCGATAGTTTGCGCTTATCATTTGAAGTAGCAAGCTGAGttgattattttttctcaaacgaAATACTAGAGATGATTTATAACACAATTTTTGCAGTATAAACACGTAAGACGGTAGAACCGACATATATGTACCGAAACGACCCgtatttatatccggctaagggctgtcacttcagcagcatttcccgtatgtaagtgtggggaatgtttatgctgctacaacaacaacaacaaccacagtaATAACCCGATAAACACACAGAAAAATTCTGGTCTAAACCAAAGCTTCTCCCTTTAGAGAACGTCCGTAGCAGCGCCGAACATAGCGAAAGCTCCCTTCCCTCCACGTGTAAGTTGGTCAGCTTACGATTATTGTCATCTTATCTTATCACCATTTTCCATAACTATATCACACACAAacttagtgttgttgttgttgttgtagcagcataaacattccccatatttacatacatacggggaatgctgctgaagtgacagtccatggccggatataaatgcgggtcgtttcggtaacgtagaaccgactgtcgtggaaacgcaaACTTAGTGTATGATTGCCTCCCGGTCGATAGAGTTGTTCTTGGACCCAAACAGCGGGGAAATGATTTACACTGTCAAACTTTCAAACAACAGTTCCACTTGCTTTCCTCGGAGATGTGGTTCAGCTGGTCATCAAGAAGTCAAATGACTTCAAAGCTAGTGGAGTTTTTTTAAGTTCTATTGGAAAGGATTTAGCTGTTATCGAACAATCGACTCTTCCACATGGACTGAAATGGTGCTCTCAAATTACCTGTGTGGTCGACACTCGTCAGTAATATGTCGTGACCAAATATCAAAATAGAGAAGGATAAGAAAAGGAGTGGCGCAGGGTGGAGGTCCTTTCTGTCTTGCTCTTCTacttctatatctcgaaacGTTCTCAACCATCAGAAAAGGAGTTTCTTTGATCTAATACGCTGACGATTGCTCGATGGTGGCGTCCGGCAATGATATCAATTAGCTTGCGTTCACAGGCGGACGATTTTCTTTCCAATCTGTCTCGCTTTTTCGCTACAAGGAATCTCGTACTATCACCCAATATATCCACGGCGACTGCATTATTAACTTGGGCAAAGGTGTTCAAACGTGCAAACTATCAATTCTGACGATGCATCACCTCAAGTTATTGGGATCGATTTTCATAGCTTGCACTGCGCCTTGGCGCATAATTGCGAAGCTACTAAGGTCCAAAATTGCAGCAAGGTCTTCAAGTCCCACGACAgctggttctacgttaccggaaggATTCGGGTCCGGACCAAGCGCTGCCctcccagtaaactagccctgtctagtgcaccgtaCCGTACTCTTCATCTCTCGCCACTGGAGCAAATCTATGCAGCAAGTCTGCTCCAAAAACTTGGCTTTAGGGCTGGCATCGAACCTAACTCTGGACCCGAAGTATACTTCTACTGCGTATGCCAAAAACCGCTCCACCCAAACTCAACATCGGTTAGATGTGACCAGTGTGACGGGTGGTGTCATCATGTCAATGGTTCCCAGGAGGTCAAtagagcaacacaactcccccacTGTACACCTACCCCAATCCCCTTCTACTTCCAGTTTCAACAAAAATGCGAGGaaaaaccagcagctcttggttcTCCGTACAAACTGTTCCGTGTGCCAGTCCAGAGTACCTCGGAATCTGACATCAGTCAAATGCAAttcctgcaatggctggtgGCATTTTCGGAGGTGCTCTGGTCTACGCACTACCCGAGATTGGGCAGGTGACTACTACGTTGctccctgctgcagagctctgtaCCCGCAaccgcccaccaccatcaggccgcaatAACAACGGCGGAACGCACTGCAGGGCTAACGTAGACAACCTCACGCGTCCCTCATACCCCACGTTATGCCAGTCATCCCGAGGGGCTTCAAGCTCCTTCAATTCAACTTTAACGCACTCATGAGCGCATACCGCTCAGTCGCGGATACAGTAAGTGGCTGCATTGCCCTATTCTCGCATTTTTATGTCTTGGGTACGCTGGTTTTTTCAGTTGGCGAACTGTTTCAGGGGTTTTACCATCCTCCAAATAATGCAGGTACTATTTTAGCCTACGTCACTCGGCTCAGCCCTCCCTGAATCGCCCAGGTCACTACGATGTCTGAATGGTGGCATAGTGTGTGGTTTACCCCTACTCCGCCTACACTTCCCTTTGCCGTATTCCGACGACTCCTCCGACTCAGACGTCTTGGCGGTCTGCAGGAGCTGGCGTTTCCATCCTTTGTTGCATATTTGGCTAAGCTCCTCTttaaatttgtggtgtgcgtcttggatGAGGATGTTGTTTCAGAAATGGCGGAACCTGCAGCTTTATGCCGCCTCGCCTtatactcagaggtttgccttTGTCCAACAAGAGGCGACCgccatcagaaaaaaattttccattttagtaTTTCGAACCCGTACACTaccgaatagtagtcatgcatcaactcattcggctacggtggcctaTATTCATATATTCACCGTTACAATTAAAGCACAGTAATGCTGTATAATCACTAATTACTATAATCACTATAAGTTAAAAATACCTCGCActgatcaaatttttttctcaacagTTATTTATAAAAGATTTGTAACATAGCTTTgcatttttgccaaatttttcttcctttttcttccTTTAGGTAACATGTTTAGGCTGAATGACTACAATGACTGGGTAGCTGTACAACGCGCCGGTCAAGTACCCACCGATGTGTCTTCTATTTCCTCAGACGAACTTCCTTCccctaaaaagaaaaaacacaaaagaaataagaaaagcaaattcaaaatgcaCGAACGCCGCCATCGTTGCACTCATCAGCGCCACAAACACTATAAAAGTCAAGCGCATGGCGAGAAGCGACACCATCATCGTAGGGAACGCTTGTTGAACCCTTACTATCAGAGTCGGGGCATTGAAACAATATCGCTTGACACAACTGACTATAGTGAATATGAGAGGGACAACTACTCAATAGCCACCATGGAGATCGAGAGTGTAGATGAGAACGATGAAAATACAACATTGCCTTTGAGCCGCGAAGAATTGCGATTGGCGTTGGGGCGTGGTGCCgcggaaaagaaaaataatatattttccttgaaaGAACGCTTACAGCCCGAGAAATATATTGAAATCGATAGTGTAGAGAAAGTGCAAACATTTGAAGAGTCCACGCAGAATTCAAATGGTGCAGACAACGTGGTAGAGCTCAATAGTGAAGACTCCATTTCAATTGAGGAGCGGGAACTGCGTTTGATTGCACTGAGATCAGCAATTATGAGAAAACATGCGACGCGCAAAAAACGTAATGCCGAGATTGCTTATTCGCCCACAGATTTCGATGACTTGTTGGTTGAGCCAATCAGCTCTGTCACCTCGGACATCGAGGAGTTGGCGGGTGATATGGAAATAAGTCCAGCTAGTTCACCAAATCTTATACTTAGTCCCATTCAGTGTGACGATGAACAAAACAGCAATATAAGCTTGGAGACAGTAGAGAATCAAGTTGACAATAAACCAGTCGATATGGATATTGAAAGCAGTGATAGCGAGCAGGAGGACAACGCGACGAATGTTTTCGACCCGGATAGCATCTGTGCACAGCAAACACATGACATTCCGCTTCCAGCAGGGCCGCCCATGGAAGGTATGGGTATGCCAGTATCATACGATTATGCCAGCCACGCCAAGCCCATGTCCTTCGATATGTATATGCCTGCAATGCATTTCAGTACACAGGTGGATATGCCACAAGCGATTTTACCCATGTCAAACATATCTACAACAACGATGCAGCCACTGCCATTGGTTGAAGTTGCGCAAAATGTGATTGTCGATGGTGAAGAGGAAAGTTCTATTAAAAATGAAGGCATAAATGAACAGCTTACCATGAGTGCATCTCCGAAATCGACTACTATGGATATTATACCAGAAGATACCACCCAAGAGCAACCGGAGCAGTGCAgtgatgaggaagaggaggaaGCATTGCGCGCCTTGTTGCTATCACAACGCCAAACGGCAAAAGCAACGAAAGCTAATGCTATGCCGCATGTAAGGAAACCTTTCCCAGCTTCCGACACACCACCACAAATTGCAGCTGCGCACAACAAAAGAATGGGAAGCATTATTAAACCACAACCAATACCACTTCCACTATTACAGACTATACGCAGTGATGGTAATGTCAAACCTACACCAACCGAGTCAATTTTAAAAGAAGCTGTGCGTCGTTTGAAAGTCAAATCCTTTGCACGTTGCGAGGAGGCGCAGAACGATACTCAATCGGAAGCGCATGTTCCACGTTTGAAAATAAAGGCTTTTGCGCGTTGCAAAGACTTTGATGAGGACGCGTATGCGCACCCGACAATCGGCGCAGAGAGTGAGTCATCCGCATTTATGGTGCATGCATCGCATATCAGTGACATAAATTATAATCCTCTTCAGCTGGAAGACGGCAGAAGCATATCCGATAGCACATTGCACAGAAACACGCCAGAAATGTTAGGAGGTACACAGTCCAATTCGAGTGAAAATGCCGTTATACTGCATGCAACGAAACGACATTTAGAAAAGGAGGAACCTATGGGGCGCACGCTCCGTACAATTGAGCTGAAGCAGGGCGCCGAGAACTGTAGTCAGCACTCCACAGAAAATAGTAATAGTGATTTGCTCAATAGAAACAAAACGCCACAAAATTACGAATCGCATGCTAAGAAACCAAAAAGAACGATGGAGCAAGCAACACAGGTTACGAAAGGAGATGTAACTATCGTGGATGGCAAGGAGATCGCTCAAGAGAGCATAACGAAGGAAAAAGACGCCAACGCTAGCGGGGAAAAGGAAAACAAGGAGGTTTCGTCCGTGGCAACATGCGGTAATGATTTCACCACAAACACCGTCGCTAAAGCAAAGTTGAATGCTAAGGTCGTCGCCAAGCCCGCGAAACTGGTAGAAAAGCGGAAAGTCAGTACCTCAGTGCTTGCAGCGAAAGCAACAAGTGTGGGGAAAACCGCAGCTACTGCACCTGTAAAGCAGCCAGTGCCCAAAGCCGTACCGCCCAAAAACAGCACAACACCAACAACTTCGCCGAAGGTAGTAAAACCCCAGGCTCAACAACTGAAAATTGTTAAGCCAAATAAAGTAATCAATAAAAGTctggaaaaaattgatgaagccATCGCGCAAAAGAAAGTTGACGCTAGCAATCAATCGCGAATTCTCACACCCACAACTCTGCCAAATATTAAAGTAAACAGACTCATTATACGTATTGGTGATAGAGATTCCTCCTCCGAGGATGAGGAGGTTTTACGCAATCAAACGCTGGAGCGTTGTATTGGTCTGGCGACCGTGCGCACGGCCACACCAGACTCGTTGACTAGCGTACTCAACCAAAATGTTTATGGCAGCAAATATGCCACTACAATGAGCAACTCATCCGCCGAGCAGCTGGCTGATGCACGCGTACTGGCCAATGACGACATATCGAATACGTCATCTGCAAAGGACACAGTTGTGGATGAGTCATTCGaaaagaaattggaaaatttcctaaaaaatatccgTTCCAAAACGCTACAGAAGAGTAGCAGTGCTGAGCATCCGCGTGTGCGTAAGCTAAGTGCCAACAGCACGCAAATGGGCACACCAACGGTGCGTATGCAGCGGGTTAAGGTGTAATAGGGGTGTAATTAAATgttatttattaaacatttttttgttttgtttttattattgtacatcAACTAGGCCGTGCGCAGTCTTCCTATCGCCTCCCAGGAGGAATACAAACGTTTGGTGCATCGCATGAAGATATTGGAAAAGCAAAAGCAtttgaagaaaatgcaaaaaagtttACTTGCAGATGCAGAGAAGTATACGAAAATCAAGCAGGGAAATGCCAATCACGTGCATAAGCCGCATGCTGCACAAGACGTCGCCGCATCTACTACTATCGGCACACAAACGCCCAACGATGCGCCAAGCATTGCCATTGCCATTGCCAATGAGAAAGTCGCAGCTATAGCTGAAAGTGCCGAGCAGCAGCCAAATTACGAATATGAACATTCCAAGCAGTTGCCAACAACGGAAAGTCTTGCAACAGTGACCACGCATGCGCCAACCAGTGAAGCGGCACCCAAAAATGAGAAGCTGCTGGCGCAAAAACTGCATTCCTGCGAAACAATACTTGCCAGCATTAGGTAGAACTGCTTACGTAtattattgaattattattttagtgtTGTTGCTCATTACTTTGCCTTTCCACTTACAGCAATAGCATCATTACCAGACTGGATAAATCGTTTCAGCTTGTCAATGAAACGAGGGCGGCGAAAATCGCTAAAATGCGCCACGAGCTGCGACTGAAGGAGCTGCGGCTCGAAATGGAGCAAACGCAGCGAAAAATGAAAGAAGAGCAAGCCAAAATATCGCGTACCCATCCGGAAATATGCGCCAACAATGAACTGATTACAAAGCTAAAGCAGAAACGTGCAAAGGTGCtcgaaatggcgctgaagttgggCAAAGGCGTTCAAGGCGATGACTATAGGTATTTCCACGTTGGAGATTTATGGCTTCTTGTATTCATTTGTAAACTGCCATTCGCAAATAGACTTTATACCATATTAAATTAACGTACTGGCAAAAGGATAATTAGTTTGCATGTGCTGTGTTGTCAATTTATGTGCTAAGTTTGCATGTTAGACCCACTTTTCTATTATTACGTTTaataattgattatttttattttctttagatTAAATAAtgatttgaaaaatgaaataacgcTTAAAACAAAAGGATTGGCAACACatataaaacttgtaaattcaatAAGATATTGTGATCTAGATGTATTAGATAAGGA
The sequence above is drawn from the Anastrepha obliqua isolate idAnaObli1 chromosome 4, idAnaObli1_1.0, whole genome shotgun sequence genome and encodes:
- the LOC129246234 gene encoding 40S ribosomal protein S16; its protein translation is MQQKRREPVHAVQVFGRKKTATAVAYCKRGRGLLRVNGRPLEQIEPKVLQYKLQEPLLLLGKEKFAGVDIRVRVSGGGHVAQIYAIRQAISKALIAFYQKYVDEASKKEIKDILIQYDRTLLVGDPRRCEPKKFGGPGARARYQKSYR
- the LOC129246235 gene encoding uncharacterized protein LOC129246235, which encodes MSSGREEGEIDSEEDGLRKRINELEEENAEYEKIKKISECYEDKYGNMFRLNDYNDWVAVQRAGQVPTDVSSISSDELPSPKKKKHKRNKKSKFKMHERRHRCTHQRHKHYKSQAHGEKRHHHRRERLLNPYYQSRGIETISLDTTDYSEYERDNYSIATMEIESVDENDENTTLPLSREELRLALGRGAAEKKNNIFSLKERLQPEKYIEIDSVEKVQTFEESTQNSNGADNVVELNSEDSISIEERELRLIALRSAIMRKHATRKKRNAEIAYSPTDFDDLLVEPISSVTSDIEELAGDMEISPASSPNLILSPIQCDDEQNSNISLETVENQVDNKPVDMDIESSDSEQEDNATNVFDPDSICAQQTHDIPLPAGPPMEGMGMPVSYDYASHAKPMSFDMYMPAMHFSTQVDMPQAILPMSNISTTTMQPLPLVEVAQNVIVDGEEESSIKNEGINEQLTMSASPKSTTMDIIPEDTTQEQPEQCSDEEEEEALRALLLSQRQTAKATKANAMPHVRKPFPASDTPPQIAAAHNKRMGSIIKPQPIPLPLLQTIRSDGNVKPTPTESILKEAVRRLKVKSFARCEEAQNDTQSEAHVPRLKIKAFARCKDFDEDAYAHPTIGAESESSAFMVHASHISDINYNPLQLEDGRSISDSTLHRNTPEMLGGTQSNSSENAVILHATKRHLEKEEPMGRTLRTIELKQGAENCSQHSTENSNSDLLNRNKTPQNYESHAKKPKRTMEQATQVTKGDVTIVDGKEIAQESITKEKDANASGEKENKEVSSVATCGNDFTTNTVAKAKLNAKVVAKPAKLVEKRKVSTSVLAAKATSVGKTAATAPVKQPVPKAVPPKNSTTPTTSPKVVKPQAQQLKIVKPNKVINKSLEKIDEAIAQKKVDASNQSRILTPTTLPNIKVNRLIIRIGDRDSSSEDEEVLRNQTLERCIGLATVRTATPDSLTSVLNQNVYGSKYATTMSNSSAEQLADARVLANDDISNTSSAKDTVVDESFEKKLENFLKNIRSKTLQKSSSAEHPRVRKLSANSTQMGTPTAVRSLPIASQEEYKRLVHRMKILEKQKHLKKMQKSLLADAEKYTKIKQGNANHVHKPHAAQDVAASTTIGTQTPNDAPSIAIAIANEKVAAIAESAEQQPNYEYEHSKQLPTTESLATVTTHAPTSEAAPKNEKLLAQKLHSCETILASISNSIITRLDKSFQLVNETRAAKIAKMRHELRLKELRLEMEQTQRKMKEEQAKISRTHPEICANNELITKLKQKRAKVLEMALKLGKGVQGDDYRLNNDLKNEITLKTKGLATHIKLVNSIRYCDLDVLDKETIMPTNTELETSDAHAPVGQQSNGQVPKTMAPSSTDGRESENIEKAVNALPTKEANVSDTANCSPADNDLPSACENAADGQVIAQEESAICDTANVVVVTAHIVETAVASVEEMPAPCDNGKEVLPEERTPEEDNVAVTEQASTSHSLRDYISPLVHLRGESGKWDPNDIICPYELMGQCEDKDCSYRHLTDK